One Hermetia illucens chromosome 4, iHerIll2.2.curated.20191125, whole genome shotgun sequence DNA segment encodes these proteins:
- the LOC119655127 gene encoding uncharacterized protein LOC119655127 isoform X1: protein MQQPQRYIPSVSDLYGTDEIEFLLDEIRDLEPACCQLDDVQDFEIAGSRAGELSISLESPVGTCTSWDSHAHYRQRTGQTPLPWGVALHCDSTHLKTPTGIVRILLVLSSAACLACECSAGTVQVGLFLLPLIGRLRLMVFCALFSLLITCLMLFLDISHIALMFPFNWTKVNTWMYLSIGLIFILGSSLMLHMVLFAEAFVWVPKHTKDTLFTSAILGYICAAEALVLSGLAMCPSKYRQVPDDISDIYVQDREMSPLSPIDSTEVPNHSNNTTQTQHGELNNHNQYNRISSSCNQKPYIPAKRPDQANNKRPTLGHTQNKKPNHRYREGYHYQPIASTSRQSPTFVIEDDGAGPSTSRSNDNSSA, encoded by the exons ATGCAACAACCCCAACGTTATATACCATCTGTGTCTGATTTATATGGTACGGATGAGATAGAATTCCTACTGGACGAAATACGTGATCTAGAGCCGGCCTGCTGTCAGCTTGATGATGTTCAAGATTTCGAGATAGCTGGCAGCAGAGCCGGTGAATTATCGATCTCACTTGAATCGCCGGTCGGGACATGTACATCGTGGGATTCACATGCACACTATCGTCAACGTACTGGCCAGACACCGTTACCATGGGGCGTTGCATTGCACTGTGATTCGACACACTTAAAAACGCCTACAGGGATTGTACGAATTCTTTTGGTG TTGTCTTCTGCCGCTTGCCTTGCCTGCGAATGCTCAGCTGGTACTGTACAAGTTGGCCTTTTTTTACTGCCACTAATAGGACGTTTAAGATTAATGGTCTTTTGTGCACTATTTTCTCTTCTCATAACTTGTTTGATGCTATTTTTGGATATATCACATATTGCGCTCATGTTTCCATTCAATTGGACTAAAGTG AATACTTGGATGTACCTGAGTATCGGTTTAATATTTATACTAGGGTCATCTTTAATGTTACATATGGTTTTATTCGCCGAAGCATTTGTTTGGGTACCTAAGCACACGAAAGATACTTTATTTACATCGGCG atTTTAGGTTACATATGTGCTGCCGAAGCTCTTGTTCTCTCAGGTTTGGCAATGTGCCCTTCGAAATATCGTCAGGTCCCTGACGACATTAGCGATATTTACGTACAGGATCGCGAAATGAGTCCTTTAAGCCCGATTGATAGTACGGAAGTACCGAATCATAGTAATAATACAACACAAACACAACACGGCGAATTAAATAATCATAATCAATATAATCGTATATCATCGTCATGTAATCAAAAGCCTTATATACCTG ccaaaagACCCGATCAAGCTAATAATAAACGACCAACGCTGGGTCatacacaaaacaaaaaaccaaatCATCGTTATCGTGAAGGCTACCATTACCAGCCAATAGCATCAACGTCCCGCCAGAGTCCCACATTCGTCATAGAAGATGATGGGGCTGGTCCATCAACATCCCGATCCAATGATAATTCTAGTGCGTGA
- the LOC119655127 gene encoding uncharacterized protein LOC119655127 isoform X2: protein MQQPQRYIPSVSDLYGTDEIEFLLDEIRDLEPACCQLDDVQDFEIAGSRAGELSISLESPVGTCTSWDSHAHYRQRTGQTPLPWGVALHCDSTHLKTPTGIVRILLVLSSAACLACECSAGTVQVGLFLLPLIGRLRLMVFCALFSLLITCLMLFLDISHIALMFPFNWTKNTWMYLSIGLIFILGSSLMLHMVLFAEAFVWVPKHTKDTLFTSAILGYICAAEALVLSGLAMCPSKYRQVPDDISDIYVQDREMSPLSPIDSTEVPNHSNNTTQTQHGELNNHNQYNRISSSCNQKPYIPAKRPDQANNKRPTLGHTQNKKPNHRYREGYHYQPIASTSRQSPTFVIEDDGAGPSTSRSNDNSSA, encoded by the exons ATGCAACAACCCCAACGTTATATACCATCTGTGTCTGATTTATATGGTACGGATGAGATAGAATTCCTACTGGACGAAATACGTGATCTAGAGCCGGCCTGCTGTCAGCTTGATGATGTTCAAGATTTCGAGATAGCTGGCAGCAGAGCCGGTGAATTATCGATCTCACTTGAATCGCCGGTCGGGACATGTACATCGTGGGATTCACATGCACACTATCGTCAACGTACTGGCCAGACACCGTTACCATGGGGCGTTGCATTGCACTGTGATTCGACACACTTAAAAACGCCTACAGGGATTGTACGAATTCTTTTGGTG TTGTCTTCTGCCGCTTGCCTTGCCTGCGAATGCTCAGCTGGTACTGTACAAGTTGGCCTTTTTTTACTGCCACTAATAGGACGTTTAAGATTAATGGTCTTTTGTGCACTATTTTCTCTTCTCATAACTTGTTTGATGCTATTTTTGGATATATCACATATTGCGCTCATGTTTCCATTCAATTGGACTAAA AATACTTGGATGTACCTGAGTATCGGTTTAATATTTATACTAGGGTCATCTTTAATGTTACATATGGTTTTATTCGCCGAAGCATTTGTTTGGGTACCTAAGCACACGAAAGATACTTTATTTACATCGGCG atTTTAGGTTACATATGTGCTGCCGAAGCTCTTGTTCTCTCAGGTTTGGCAATGTGCCCTTCGAAATATCGTCAGGTCCCTGACGACATTAGCGATATTTACGTACAGGATCGCGAAATGAGTCCTTTAAGCCCGATTGATAGTACGGAAGTACCGAATCATAGTAATAATACAACACAAACACAACACGGCGAATTAAATAATCATAATCAATATAATCGTATATCATCGTCATGTAATCAAAAGCCTTATATACCTG ccaaaagACCCGATCAAGCTAATAATAAACGACCAACGCTGGGTCatacacaaaacaaaaaaccaaatCATCGTTATCGTGAAGGCTACCATTACCAGCCAATAGCATCAACGTCCCGCCAGAGTCCCACATTCGTCATAGAAGATGATGGGGCTGGTCCATCAACATCCCGATCCAATGATAATTCTAGTGCGTGA